The following proteins come from a genomic window of Triticum aestivum cultivar Chinese Spring chromosome 6A, IWGSC CS RefSeq v2.1, whole genome shotgun sequence:
- the LOC123132204 gene encoding uncharacterized protein produces the protein MDGNAAADGGEPTYDPMKDPTRKPQRSNDPGWNYGYWSEPPNRDLVVCALCGKITSGGIKRHKEHLAGVGGDAIGCPKATTQLRREMGTYLEQNRRIKGVVDVDDVQEVVEVSSVGANIASKRPSSGTAAKQNKKAFITNMQGKKKSVSVVSAANSSKPIVAMLRRTPEDLVDERRSGCSQSTMESSTKTPEERQYVNMQWALFFYECGIPFNAASSRQFEVAIEASCQYGSGYKPPSAHELREKLLNDCVKETGLLRRQHEAAWKKYGCTLMSDGWSDKRGRHLINFLVNSPEGTFFLESVDASSVCHDGDMIADLLEKRILDVGKENVVQVITDNGANYKKAGHLLMERMPTLYWSPCACHCLDLMLEDIGKLKAFKKPIAGARRVTTFIYRHGRLLSLMRKATGGDLVRPAATRFATAILTLRSLVKNKAALRSLFTSEEWVGNKLAKTQVGLNVQEIILSTEWWSAIEDCLRASTPLLRVLRVADGDEKPAMPEIKALMIYAKERINLGFPQQNKQPLLKKILAIVDKRWENQMDHPLYGAALFLNPGKFFPIVSRNDDALVGELRSCFNDVLAKMVPDANVRKKIDQQSVLYEQQRESFSNPLALETMSTRNPLDWWSSFGGRAIDLQRFAKRIVSLCASSSGCERNWSTFEFIHTKKRNRLQWKRLNDLVFVSYNRKNMQRFQKRREKVGENSFEALVIEDFDWGNEWVDPSLSQPQGARGCPEDNQDITWEDVDVAIGASSNLRGRNLHRTATTLRRGQTNVRLHYARKRPTTTRPIIPEEDEVEEDLEQEQHSSMPNAEGEDSDYVEDDDDVSNDDQEPTNVDQDGEDNTNANEFDDDDF, from the exons ATGGATGGAAATGCAGCAGCTGATGGGGGTGAGCCCACCTACGATCCAATGAAAGATCCAACAAGGAAGCCACAACGGTCAAATGATCCGGGATGGAACTATGGATATTGGTCTGAGCCTCCAAATCGGGATCTTGTTGTGTGCGCTCTTTGTGGCAAGATAACTTCTGGAGGGATCAAGAGGCATAAAgagcatcttgcgggcgtcggggGAGATGCAATTGGTTGTCCTAAGGCCACCACACAATTGAGGAGAGAAATGGGAACATATTTGGAGCAAAATAGGAGGATCAAGGGAGTAGTAGATGTAGATGATGTTCAGGAGGTTGTGGAGGTGAGTTCAGTTGGAGCAAACATCGCCTCTAAAAGGCCAAGCTCAGGGACAGCAGCCAAACAGAATAAGAAAGCGTTTATCACCAACATGCAAGGTAAAAAGAAGTCTGTTTCTGTTGTGTCTGCCGCCAATAGTTCCAAGCCAATTGTTGCCATGCTACGAAGAACACCCGAGGATCTTGTAGATGAAAGACGCTCTGGGTGTTCTCAAAGCACCATGGAGTCCAGCACAAAGACTCCAGAAGAGAGGCAGTATGTCAATATGCAGTGGGCATTGTTCTTTTACGAGTGTGGCATTCCATTCAACGCTGCAAGTAGTAGGCAGTTTGAGGTTGCAATTGAAGCCTCTTGTCAATATGGGTCAGGTTACAAGCCTCCTAGTGCACATGAGCTGAGAGAGAAATTGCTTAATGATTGTGTGAAGGAAACAGGACTTTTGAGGAGGCAACACGAGGCAGCATGGAAAAAATATGGATGCACACTCATGTCGGATGGCTGGTCGGATAAAAGAGGACGCCATTTGATTAACTTCCTTGTTAATAGTCCAGAGGGCACTTTCTTCTTGGAGTCGGTTGATGCCTCAAGTGTATGTCATGATGGTGATATGATAGCTGATTTGCTTGAGAAGAGAATTCTGGATGTTGGAAAAGAGAATGTGGTACAAGTTATCACCGATAATGGTGCTAATTACAAGAAAGCTGGCCACCTTCTAATGGAGAGGATGCCTACTCTATATTGGAGCCCGTGTGCATGTCATTGCTTGGACCTAATGTTGGAAGATATAGGAAAGTTGAAGGCATTTAAGAAGCCTATTGCAGGGGCTAGACGTGTCACAACTTTCATCTATAGACATGGAAGACTTCTTAGTCTAATGAGGAAGGCCACGGGTGGGGATCTTGTGAGACCAGCAGCCACTCGTTTTGCCACAGCCATCCTCACACTTAGGAGTTTGGTCAAGAACAAGGCTGCATTGAGGAGTTTATTTACATCTGAAGAATGGGTTGGAAACAAGTTAGCAAAAACACAAGTTGGCTTGAATGTGCAAGAGATTATACTTTCAACGGAGTGGTGGAGCGCAATTGAGGACTGCCTTAGAGCTTCAACTCCACTTCTTAGAGTTCTTAGAGTAGCAGATGGTGATGAGAAGCCTGCCATGCCAGAGATTAAAGCACTTATGATTTATGCAAAGGAGAGGATCAATCTAGGTTTCCCTCAACAAAACAAGCAACCATTGCTCAAGAAGATCTTGGCCATTGTTGATAAGCGTTGGGAGAATCAAATGGATCATCCATTGTATGGGGCTGCTCTATTTTTGAACCCAGGAAAGTTCTTTCCTATTGTAAGCAGAAATGATGATGCCTTAGTTGGGGAGCTTAGGAGCTGCTTTAATGATGTGCTTGCAAAAATGGTACCGGATGCCAATGTTCGAAAAAAGATTGATCAACAATCTGTGCTCTATGAGCAACAGCGAGAAAGCTTTTCTAATCCATTGGCACTCGAGACCATGAGCACAAGAAACCCTC TTGATTGGTGGAGTTCATTTGGTGGTCGGGCCATTGACCTACAAAGGTTTGCAAAGCGCATTGTTAGTCTTTGTGCTTCATCATCTGGTTGTGAGAGGAATTGGAGCACGTTTGAATTT ATCCATACAAAGAAAAGGAACAGATTACAATGGAAAAGGTTGAATGATCTTGTCTTTGTTTCATACAACCGGAAGAATATGCAACGGTTTCAAAAGAGGCGTGAGAAGGTGGGCGAGAATAGCTTTGAGGCTTTGGTCATTGAGGATTTTGATTGGGGCAATGAGTGGGTGGACCCATCACTATCACAACCTCAAGGTGCTCGAGGTTGTCCTGAAGACAATCAAGACATTACATGGGAGGATGTTGATGTGGCTATTGGTGCATCTTCAAACCTTCGAGGCCGCAATCTGCATAGGACAGCAACTACACTTCGTAGGGGCCAGACAAATGTCCGTCTGCACTACGCACGCAAGAGACCTACTACAACACGACCTATAATTCCTGAAGAAGATGAGGTAGAGGAGGACTTGGAGCAAGAGCAACACTCAAGTATGCCCAATGCGGAGGGGGAGGATTCAGACTAcgttgaggatgatgatgatgtgaGCAATGACGATCAAGAGCCAACTAATGTTGACCAAGATGGTGAAGACAACACCAATGCCAATGAGTTTGATGATGATGACTTTTGA